Proteins from one Mesorhizobium sp. M9A.F.Ca.ET.002.03.1.2 genomic window:
- a CDS encoding cytochrome b N-terminal domain-containing protein: protein MSEGHSTYTPKTGIGRWFDARMPLPRLVYDSFVAYPVPRNLNYAWTFGGILSIMLVAQILTGIVLAMHYAADSTLAFDSVEKIMRDVNSGWLLRYLHSNGASFFFVAVYIHIFRGLYYGSYKAPRELLWILGCIIYLLMMATGFMGYVLPWGQMSFWGATVITGFFSAIPLVGDWIQQLLLGGFAVDNPTLNRFFSLHYLLPFMIAGVVVLHVWALHVVGQSNPTGIEVKSKTDTVAFTPYATIKDAFGMIVFLFIFAYFVFYLPNYLGHPDNYTVADPLKTPAHIVPEWYFLPFYAILRAITFNIGPINSKLGGVLCMFGAIAMLFLVPWLDTSKVRSAVYRPWYKLFYWLFVIDAVLLGWLGSQPAEGSYVFMAQMATLFYFAFFLVVLPVLGLIETPRRLPNSITEAVLEKNKGGGGGHPAGATAAPETKG, encoded by the coding sequence ATGAGCGAGGGACACTCGACCTATACGCCCAAGACCGGTATCGGACGCTGGTTCGACGCCCGCATGCCGCTGCCGCGGCTGGTCTACGACAGCTTCGTCGCCTATCCGGTGCCGCGCAACCTCAACTATGCGTGGACCTTCGGCGGCATCCTGTCGATCATGCTTGTGGCGCAGATCCTGACCGGCATCGTGCTGGCCATGCACTACGCGGCGGACAGCACTCTCGCCTTCGATTCGGTCGAGAAGATCATGCGCGACGTGAATTCGGGCTGGCTGCTACGCTACCTCCATTCGAACGGCGCATCTTTCTTCTTCGTCGCCGTCTACATCCACATCTTCCGTGGTCTCTACTACGGCTCCTACAAGGCGCCGCGCGAGCTTCTGTGGATCCTCGGCTGCATCATCTACCTCTTGATGATGGCAACAGGCTTCATGGGCTATGTGCTGCCCTGGGGGCAGATGAGCTTCTGGGGCGCGACCGTCATCACCGGCTTCTTCAGCGCCATCCCGCTGGTCGGCGACTGGATCCAGCAGCTTTTGCTCGGCGGCTTCGCTGTCGACAACCCGACGCTGAACCGCTTCTTTTCACTGCACTATCTTCTGCCGTTCATGATCGCCGGCGTCGTCGTGCTGCATGTCTGGGCGCTGCATGTGGTCGGCCAGTCGAACCCGACCGGCATCGAGGTCAAGTCGAAGACCGACACCGTCGCCTTCACCCCTTACGCGACCATCAAGGACGCGTTCGGCATGATCGTGTTCCTGTTCATCTTCGCCTATTTCGTCTTCTACCTGCCGAACTATCTCGGCCATCCGGACAATTACACAGTCGCCGACCCGCTGAAGACGCCGGCCCATATCGTGCCGGAATGGTACTTCCTGCCGTTCTACGCGATCCTGCGCGCCATCACTTTCAATATCGGGCCGATCAACTCCAAGCTCGGTGGCGTGCTTTGCATGTTCGGCGCCATCGCCATGCTGTTCCTGGTGCCGTGGCTCGACACCTCGAAGGTGCGCTCGGCGGTCTATCGGCCCTGGTACAAGCTGTTCTACTGGCTGTTCGTGATCGATGCCGTTCTGCTCGGCTGGCTGGGCTCGCAGCCGGCCGAAGGCAGCTATGTCTTCATGGCGCAGATGGCGACATTGTTCTACTTCGCCTTCTTCCTGGTCGTGCTGCCTGTGCTCGGCCTGATCGAGACCCCGCGGCGGTTGCCGAATTCGATCACCGAGGCGGTGCTCGAGAAGAACAAAGGTGGCGGTGGCGGACATCCGGCCGGCGCGACAGCCGCACCGGAAACCAAGGGCTGA
- a CDS encoding DUF6665 family protein has product MSVRMPSNFGRSGAQESALDLLGHEILGEKAAALGRAGRRVEETLARLRENGDDGEHRARQLRDAAEAVHGYFIQRELCGLRKHEAVIREYNIPKAVLARLGAK; this is encoded by the coding sequence ATGTCGGTGCGAATGCCATCGAATTTCGGACGGTCCGGCGCGCAGGAGTCAGCACTCGACCTGCTCGGCCATGAAATCCTCGGCGAAAAGGCGGCAGCACTTGGCCGCGCCGGCCGGCGCGTGGAAGAAACGCTGGCGAGGTTGCGTGAGAATGGCGACGATGGCGAACATCGTGCCCGGCAGCTCAGGGACGCGGCCGAGGCTGTCCACGGCTATTTCATCCAGCGCGAATTATGCGGCTTGCGCAAGCATGAGGCGGTGATCCGGGAGTACAACATCCCCAAGGCCGTGCTGGCGAGGCTCGGTGCGAAATAG
- the petA gene encoding ubiquinol-cytochrome c reductase iron-sulfur subunit: MSATDIQDPNRRDFLYVATGMAAVVGAGAVAWPFIDQMRPDASTLALASVEVDVSSLTPGMSLVVKWRGKPVVVRNRTEQEMKDGEAVNLAQLKDPLARNANLPADAPATDANRTTPGKEAWMVMVQVCTHLGCIPLGQEGEFGGWFCPCHGSVYDTAGRVRGGPAPENMTVPVFQFISDTKIRIG; the protein is encoded by the coding sequence GTGAGCGCAACCGACATCCAGGATCCCAACCGTCGTGATTTTCTCTACGTCGCCACCGGCATGGCCGCGGTGGTCGGCGCGGGCGCCGTTGCCTGGCCGTTCATAGACCAGATGCGCCCGGACGCCTCGACGCTGGCGCTGGCCTCGGTCGAGGTCGACGTCTCCTCGCTGACACCGGGAATGTCGCTCGTCGTGAAATGGCGCGGCAAGCCAGTGGTCGTGCGCAACCGCACCGAACAAGAGATGAAGGACGGCGAAGCGGTCAATCTGGCCCAGCTCAAGGATCCGCTCGCCCGCAACGCCAATCTGCCGGCCGATGCGCCGGCGACCGACGCCAACCGCACCACTCCGGGCAAGGAGGCCTGGATGGTGATGGTCCAGGTCTGCACCCATCTCGGCTGCATTCCGCTTGGCCAGGAAGGCGAGTTCGGCGGCTGGTTCTGCCCGTGCCACGGCTCGGTTTACGACACCGCCGGCCGCGTCCGCGGGGGGCCGGCGCCGGAGAACATGACGGTGCCGGTGTTCCAGTTCATTTCCGACACCAAGATCCGTATCGGCTGA
- a CDS encoding adenine phosphoribosyltransferase, producing MKPSLEDTLLASIRTIPDYPKPGILFRDITTLLSNARAFRRAIDELVHPYAGQKVDKIAGIEARGFILGGAVAHQLSAGFVPIRKKGKLPYETVRVAYSLEYGLDEMEMHKDGVSPGEKVILVDDLIATGGTAEAAVKLLRQIGADIIAACFVIDLPDLGGREKLEALGVPVRTLIGFKGH from the coding sequence ATGAAACCTTCGCTCGAAGACACGCTGCTTGCCTCAATCCGCACCATTCCGGACTATCCCAAGCCGGGCATCCTGTTTCGCGACATCACCACGCTGCTGAGCAATGCGCGCGCCTTCCGCCGCGCCATCGACGAACTGGTGCACCCCTATGCCGGCCAGAAAGTCGACAAGATCGCCGGTATCGAGGCGCGCGGCTTCATCCTCGGCGGCGCCGTCGCCCACCAGCTCTCGGCCGGCTTCGTGCCGATCCGCAAGAAGGGCAAGCTGCCTTACGAGACGGTGCGCGTCGCCTACAGCCTCGAATATGGGCTGGACGAGATGGAGATGCACAAGGACGGCGTGTCCCCGGGTGAAAAGGTGATCCTGGTCGACGACCTGATCGCCACCGGTGGCACCGCCGAGGCGGCGGTCAAGCTGTTGCGGCAGATCGGCGCCGACATCATCGCTGCCTGCTTCGTCATCGACCTGCCGGATCTCGGCGGCCGCGAGAAACTCGAAGCGCTCGGCGTGCCGGTCAGGACGCTGATCGGGTTCAAAGGGCATTGA
- a CDS encoding cytochrome c1, with product MKKVLTSLALLGLVLAGAGAATTGAIAQEEAHNAAAPTHFPIHEPKEMDWSFAGPFGTYDKAQLQRGLKVYKEVCAACHSMNLVAFRTLEDLGYSEGQIKALAAEYTINDGPNDAGDMFDRPGIPSDHFPAPFPNEQAAAAANGGAAPPDMSLLAKARGVERGFPRFVFDIFTQYAQGGPDYIHSLLTGYDEEPPAGMEIPEGTHYNPYFIAGVSLKMPNPLSDDQVTYDDGSPQTVDQYSRDVSAFLMWAAEPHLEARKKTGFRVLVFLLLFGALVYLTKRKVWAGVAH from the coding sequence ATGAAGAAGGTTCTCACCTCACTGGCGCTGCTCGGCCTTGTGTTGGCAGGCGCTGGGGCCGCGACCACCGGGGCCATCGCCCAGGAGGAGGCGCACAACGCAGCCGCGCCGACGCATTTCCCGATACACGAGCCGAAGGAGATGGACTGGAGCTTCGCCGGGCCGTTCGGAACCTACGACAAGGCGCAGTTGCAGCGCGGGCTGAAGGTCTACAAGGAAGTCTGCGCGGCCTGCCACTCGATGAATTTGGTGGCGTTCCGCACGCTGGAAGATCTTGGCTATTCGGAAGGGCAGATCAAGGCGCTGGCGGCCGAGTACACGATCAATGACGGTCCCAACGATGCCGGCGACATGTTCGATCGTCCCGGCATACCGTCCGACCATTTCCCGGCGCCGTTCCCCAACGAGCAGGCAGCAGCGGCCGCCAATGGCGGGGCTGCCCCGCCCGACATGTCGCTGCTGGCCAAGGCGCGCGGCGTCGAGCGCGGTTTTCCGCGTTTCGTCTTCGACATCTTCACGCAATACGCCCAGGGCGGTCCCGACTATATCCACTCGCTGCTGACCGGCTATGACGAGGAGCCGCCGGCGGGCATGGAGATACCGGAAGGCACGCACTACAATCCGTATTTCATAGCCGGCGTGTCGCTGAAGATGCCCAACCCGCTTTCCGACGACCAGGTGACCTATGACGACGGCTCGCCGCAGACTGTCGATCAATATTCCCGTGACGTGTCGGCCTTCCTGATGTGGGCAGCCGAGCCGCATCTGGAAGCCCGCAAGAAGACCGGCTTTCGCGTGCTGGTCTTCCTGTTGCTGTTCGGCGCGCTGGTCTATCTGACCAAGCGTAAGGTGTGGGCCGGCGTGGCGCACTGA
- a CDS encoding DUF1326 domain-containing protein translates to MAHKTMADQWVLKSETYDNCNCEINCGCQFNLPSTHGYCQSTFIGHIAEGHFNETPLAGLNWAGLYKWPGEIKDGGGKRQIVIDERADEAQRSALETIISGRACKPLSNFFSVFASTCSEFCETLFLPIEVVADLEGRTARVEIPGILKSTASPKINEFNGEPFHIAIARPSGSFEFTYAELGLGSTSVTGDMEMAFEGTWAHFCIHHFNQDGLVRERSRLTAWLGA, encoded by the coding sequence ATGGCTCACAAAACAATGGCGGACCAATGGGTATTGAAGAGCGAAACCTATGATAACTGCAATTGCGAGATCAATTGCGGTTGCCAGTTCAATCTGCCGAGCACCCACGGCTATTGTCAGTCGACCTTCATCGGCCACATTGCCGAAGGCCATTTCAACGAGACGCCGCTTGCAGGATTGAACTGGGCGGGGCTGTACAAATGGCCTGGAGAGATCAAAGACGGAGGCGGCAAACGTCAGATCGTCATAGATGAACGAGCGGACGAAGCACAGCGGAGCGCCTTGGAAACAATAATCTCAGGCAGGGCCTGCAAGCCGTTGAGCAATTTCTTCTCTGTTTTCGCGTCGACCTGTTCCGAGTTTTGCGAGACTTTGTTCTTGCCGATCGAGGTGGTGGCCGACCTGGAAGGGCGCACCGCCAGGGTCGAAATACCAGGCATATTGAAGAGCACGGCGAGCCCGAAGATTAACGAGTTCAATGGTGAACCGTTTCATATTGCGATTGCCCGTCCGAGCGGCAGCTTCGAGTTTACCTACGCGGAACTCGGACTAGGCAGCACATCGGTCACTGGCGATATGGAGATGGCGTTCGAAGGTACTTGGGCGCACTTTTGCATTCACCACTTCAATCAGGATGGCCTGGTGCGCGAAAGATCAAGGCTCACAGCGTGGCTTGGTGCATAA
- a CDS encoding type II toxin-antitoxin system ParD family antitoxin, which yields MPTRNVVLTEHHEEVIERLVGSGRYQNASEVLREGLRLIEQREAREEARLAALKQAARVGFRDIEEGRFQEVGDDGLEEFISGLGLQANARTRNSGR from the coding sequence ATGCCGACGCGCAACGTTGTCCTGACAGAGCACCACGAGGAAGTCATCGAGCGTCTGGTCGGTTCCGGCCGATACCAGAACGCCAGCGAGGTGCTGCGCGAGGGCCTGCGCCTGATCGAGCAGCGCGAGGCGCGCGAGGAGGCCAGGCTTGCTGCGCTTAAGCAAGCCGCCCGGGTCGGCTTCCGAGACATCGAGGAAGGCCGGTTCCAGGAGGTCGGCGACGACGGCCTGGAAGAATTCATCAGCGGACTTGGCCTGCAGGCGAACGCCCGAACCAGAAACAGCGGCCGCTGA
- a CDS encoding MaoC family dehydratase, which translates to MTGKTWAYEDFVEGASLDLGTKLVSAAEIIEFAGEFDAQPMHLDEVAGKASILGGLAASGWHTCAMFMRMLCDAFLLDSTCQGAPGVDQVRWKKPVLAGDILSGNTTVLAKRLSRSKPQLGLVTMRSELFNQRGESVFDLENTVMFLTREASA; encoded by the coding sequence ATGACCGGAAAGACCTGGGCCTATGAGGACTTCGTCGAGGGCGCGTCGCTCGACCTCGGCACGAAGCTGGTGAGCGCGGCCGAGATCATCGAATTCGCCGGGGAATTCGATGCGCAGCCGATGCATCTCGACGAGGTTGCGGGCAAGGCCAGCATCCTCGGCGGGCTGGCGGCTTCCGGCTGGCACACCTGTGCGATGTTCATGCGCATGCTGTGCGATGCCTTCTTGCTCGATTCGACCTGCCAAGGCGCCCCTGGGGTCGATCAGGTCCGGTGGAAGAAGCCGGTGCTGGCCGGCGACATCCTGAGCGGCAACACCACCGTCCTTGCCAAGCGCCTGTCCCGATCCAAGCCGCAGCTCGGCCTTGTCACCATGCGCAGCGAGCTTTTCAACCAGCGCGGCGAAAGCGTCTTCGATCTCGAGAACACCGTGATGTTCCTGACCCGTGAGGCCAGCGCGTGA
- a CDS encoding helix-turn-helix domain-containing protein, producing the protein MTQASYGQFCPVAMAAEVLCTRWTVVLLRELVAGSTRFNDLRRGVPLMSPALLVKRLRDLEEAGIVHRVASRTEPGILEYQLTPAGRDLKPVVEAIGIWGQRWFKADVSLQHLDPSLLMWDMHRNLDPSPLPPRRCVVRFLYPELPAARRQWWLLIEPGAEVDLCWVDPGFDVDLYVTADLRTMTAIWMGLTTVRKAMSEGKLLLTGDREVAGHMQTWLGLSPFAAEKKLVSA; encoded by the coding sequence ATGACACAAGCCAGCTATGGACAGTTTTGTCCGGTGGCCATGGCTGCCGAAGTGCTGTGCACGCGCTGGACGGTGGTGCTCCTGCGCGAGTTGGTGGCCGGCTCGACCCGCTTCAACGATCTGCGCCGCGGCGTGCCGCTCATGTCGCCGGCGCTTCTAGTCAAGCGGCTGCGTGATCTCGAGGAGGCCGGCATCGTCCATCGTGTTGCTTCGCGGACCGAGCCGGGAATTCTGGAGTATCAACTAACGCCTGCCGGACGGGACTTAAAGCCGGTGGTCGAGGCGATCGGCATATGGGGCCAGCGCTGGTTCAAGGCCGATGTCTCGTTGCAACATCTCGATCCGTCGCTGTTGATGTGGGATATGCACCGCAATCTCGATCCCTCACCGTTGCCGCCGCGGCGCTGTGTGGTTCGTTTCCTGTACCCCGAACTGCCGGCCGCCCGCCGGCAGTGGTGGCTTCTCATCGAGCCCGGTGCTGAGGTGGATCTCTGCTGGGTCGACCCCGGCTTCGATGTCGACCTTTACGTCACCGCCGACCTGCGCACCATGACCGCGATCTGGATGGGGCTGACGACTGTCCGCAAGGCGATGAGCGAGGGAAAGCTCCTGCTCACCGGCGATCGTGAGGTCGCCGGTCACATGCAGACCTGGCTCGGCCTGAGCCCCTTCGCGGCGGAAAAGAAGCTGGTTTCTGCGTAG
- a CDS encoding ABC transporter ATP-binding protein: MMIAVYRWFENWVYPFREPASLRPPVSVRGFLWHYVGQAKVAFFAMLVIGGIAPLVEAGLFYFVGRLVDILDQLPEERSWDALWAAAGPELVFMAAVVLVIRTTVVGLAALVDEQTITPGFYNLVRWQAHRHVSRQSYAFFQNDFAGRIATKVWQAGQATGDLMESFIEVVWFMVVYTVTTLVLVAGLDLRLAVLVVIWITAFGWLAKRYVPAIRKHAEETAEAGSMITGRIVDSYSNVQTLKLFSADGDDRYIRSGFDIYLDALRPFTRRLTGVRMALTTLSGIMITAIAGFAVYLWVEGTITVGAVAFTLSLVLRLNMLLGRLMMQLNGILRNLGVLENSKALISQSLGLTDAPDARELVVTGGRIDVKKVEFHYGKGFGVLNGIDLVVWPGEKVGLVGPSGAGKTTLANLILRLYDLEGGKITIDGQDVSEVTQNSLRANIGVVSQDTALFHRSLRDNIKLGMPDATEAQVIAAAKKAEAHDFILDLRDNRDRTGYEAFVGERGVKLSGGQRQRVAIARVFLKDAPILILDEATSALDSDIEAAIQENLTRLMENKTVIAIAHRLSTIAALDRLVVLDGGRIVEQGTHDELVALDGLYARLWKRQSGGFLFHEESVLEETRPAQ; encoded by the coding sequence ATGATGATTGCCGTCTATCGCTGGTTCGAGAACTGGGTCTATCCGTTCAGGGAGCCCGCGAGTCTTCGGCCACCGGTCAGCGTCAGGGGGTTTCTCTGGCATTATGTCGGCCAAGCGAAGGTCGCCTTCTTCGCCATGCTGGTCATCGGCGGCATCGCGCCGCTGGTCGAGGCCGGGCTGTTCTACTTCGTCGGCAGGCTGGTCGATATTCTCGACCAGCTCCCCGAGGAGCGCAGCTGGGACGCGCTGTGGGCTGCCGCCGGCCCCGAACTTGTCTTCATGGCTGCCGTGGTGCTGGTCATCCGCACCACCGTCGTCGGCCTGGCGGCGCTGGTCGACGAGCAGACGATCACGCCCGGCTTCTACAATCTGGTGCGCTGGCAGGCGCACCGCCATGTCTCGCGCCAGTCCTACGCCTTTTTCCAGAACGATTTCGCCGGCCGCATCGCCACCAAGGTCTGGCAGGCGGGACAGGCGACCGGCGATTTGATGGAGAGCTTCATCGAGGTCGTCTGGTTCATGGTCGTCTATACGGTGACGACGCTGGTGCTGGTCGCCGGCCTCGACTTGCGGCTGGCGGTGCTGGTGGTGATCTGGATTACCGCCTTCGGCTGGCTGGCAAAACGCTACGTGCCGGCGATCCGCAAGCATGCCGAGGAGACCGCCGAGGCCGGTTCGATGATCACCGGCCGCATCGTCGATTCCTATTCGAACGTGCAAACGCTGAAGCTGTTCTCCGCCGACGGCGACGACCGCTACATCAGGAGCGGTTTCGATATCTATCTCGACGCGCTGCGCCCGTTCACCCGCCGGCTGACCGGCGTGCGCATGGCGCTGACGACGCTTTCGGGGATCATGATCACCGCGATTGCCGGTTTTGCCGTCTATCTCTGGGTGGAAGGCACGATCACCGTCGGTGCCGTCGCCTTCACGCTGTCCCTGGTGTTGCGGCTCAACATGCTGCTCGGACGGCTGATGATGCAGCTCAACGGCATCCTGCGCAATCTCGGCGTGCTGGAAAACTCCAAGGCGCTGATCTCGCAATCGCTCGGCCTGACCGATGCGCCTGACGCCAGGGAGCTTGTCGTGACCGGCGGCCGGATCGACGTGAAGAAGGTCGAGTTCCACTACGGCAAGGGGTTCGGGGTGCTCAACGGCATCGACCTCGTCGTGTGGCCGGGCGAGAAGGTCGGGCTGGTCGGACCGTCCGGCGCCGGCAAGACGACGCTGGCCAATCTGATCCTGCGCCTCTACGACCTTGAAGGCGGCAAGATCACCATCGACGGCCAGGACGTCTCGGAGGTGACGCAGAATTCGCTGCGAGCCAATATCGGCGTCGTCAGCCAGGATACAGCACTTTTCCACCGCTCGCTTCGTGACAACATCAAGCTCGGCATGCCCGACGCAACCGAGGCGCAAGTGATCGCGGCGGCGAAGAAGGCGGAGGCGCACGACTTCATCCTCGATCTGCGCGACAATCGCGATCGCACCGGCTACGAGGCCTTTGTCGGCGAGCGCGGCGTAAAGCTGTCTGGCGGCCAGCGCCAGCGCGTGGCGATCGCCCGCGTCTTCCTCAAGGACGCGCCGATCCTGATACTCGACGAGGCGACCTCGGCGCTCGATTCCGATATCGAGGCGGCCATCCAGGAGAATCTGACGAGGCTGATGGAAAACAAGACGGTCATCGCCATCGCGCACCGGCTGTCGACCATCGCGGCACTCGATCGCCTGGTGGTGCTCGACGGCGGCCGCATCGTCGAACAAGGCACGCATGACGAACTGGTCGCGCTCGATGGTCTCTACGCGCGGTTATGGAAACGGCAGTCCGGCGGTTTCCTGTTCCACGAGGAAAGCGTGCTGGAAGAGACGCGGCCGGCGCAGTAG
- a CDS encoding type II toxin-antitoxin system RelE/ParE family toxin: MAVYRLSATAQQDIIELLAYTDATFGEVARLRYERLLVTALRDIAADPERLGSLARPELGENIRSYHLRYSRELAKTEYGIVLRPRHLLLYRAARAHIIGIGRILHDAMDLERHLPVDYGDD; encoded by the coding sequence ATGGCCGTCTATCGGCTGTCCGCGACAGCCCAGCAAGACATCATTGAACTTCTCGCCTACACGGACGCCACCTTCGGCGAGGTCGCACGGCTGCGCTACGAGCGGCTCCTGGTGACGGCTTTGCGCGACATCGCGGCCGATCCCGAGCGGCTCGGAAGCCTTGCCCGGCCCGAGCTCGGCGAAAACATCCGCAGCTACCACCTCCGTTACAGCCGCGAGCTTGCTAAGACCGAGTACGGCATCGTCTTGCGTCCGCGCCATCTCCTGCTCTACCGGGCGGCTCGCGCCCACATTATCGGCATAGGTCGAATCCTGCACGATGCGATGGACCTCGAACGGCATCTGCCGGTCGACTACGGCGACGACTGA
- a CDS encoding cupin domain-containing protein — translation MAHVINRDKWAGVPDRWPDHWQGELQCGAYGSKSCLIFNYLPEIGGGPRLHTHPYCEIFIIRTGNGLFTVGDRQIEASAGQILIVPPNTPHKFTNLGPGPLETTDIHENSSFITEWLE, via the coding sequence ATGGCGCATGTCATCAACCGCGACAAATGGGCCGGGGTCCCCGACCGCTGGCCAGACCATTGGCAGGGCGAACTGCAATGCGGCGCCTACGGCTCCAAAAGCTGCCTGATCTTCAACTATCTGCCGGAGATCGGCGGCGGCCCGCGCCTGCACACGCATCCCTATTGCGAGATTTTCATCATCCGCACCGGCAACGGGCTGTTCACCGTCGGCGACCGGCAGATCGAGGCGTCGGCTGGCCAGATCCTGATCGTGCCGCCGAACACGCCGCACAAATTCACCAATCTCGGCCCAGGCCCGCTGGAGACCACCGACATCCACGAGAACAGCAGCTTCATCACCGAATGGCTGGAATAG
- a CDS encoding MaoC family dehydratase: MSLDEFFCIGVTVTLGSHTFEPEAIKAFARKYDPQVFHLDEAAARKSVFGGLCASGWHTAATWMKLNLETRMETEGARWTGPGPLPEFGPSPGFKNLKWPKPVYAGETVTFTRTALAHRPITSRPGWRLLTLSSEAVDSSGDKVIEFESAVLVKVG; the protein is encoded by the coding sequence GTGAGCCTCGACGAGTTCTTCTGCATCGGCGTCACCGTCACGCTCGGTTCGCATACATTCGAACCCGAGGCGATCAAGGCCTTCGCCAGGAAATACGATCCGCAGGTTTTCCATCTCGACGAGGCGGCGGCGAGGAAGAGCGTATTCGGCGGCCTATGCGCATCGGGCTGGCACACCGCCGCCACCTGGATGAAATTGAACCTCGAGACCCGCATGGAGACCGAGGGCGCCCGCTGGACCGGCCCTGGTCCCTTACCCGAATTCGGCCCCTCGCCCGGCTTCAAGAACCTTAAATGGCCGAAGCCCGTCTATGCCGGAGAGACCGTTACCTTCACCCGCACCGCGCTTGCCCACCGCCCCATAACCTCGCGCCCGGGCTGGCGGCTGCTCACCCTTAGCTCGGAGGCCGTCGATTCGAGCGGCGACAAGGTCATCGAGTTCGAAAGCGCCGTATTGGTGAAGGTGGGGTGA